In a genomic window of Streptococcus mitis NCTC 12261:
- the pyrH gene encoding UMP kinase, which yields MANPKYKRILIKLSGEALAGERGVGIDIQTVQTIAKEIQEVHSLGIEIALVIGGGNLWRGEPAAEAGMDRVQADYTGMLGTVMNALVMADSLQQVGVDTRVQTAIAMQQVAEPYVRGRALRHLEKGRIVIFGAGIGSPYFSTDTTAALRAAEIEADAILMAKNGVDGVYNADPKKDKTAVKFEELTHRDVINKGLRIMDSTASTLSMDNDIDLVVFNMNQPGNIKRVVFGENIGTTVSNNIEEKE from the coding sequence ATGGCGAATCCCAAGTATAAACGTATTTTAATCAAGTTATCAGGTGAAGCCCTTGCCGGTGAACGAGGCGTAGGGATTGATATCCAAACAGTTCAAACAATCGCAAAAGAGATTCAAGAAGTTCATAGCTTAGGTATCGAAATTGCCCTTGTTATTGGTGGAGGAAATCTCTGGCGTGGCGAACCTGCTGCAGAAGCAGGAATGGACCGCGTTCAGGCAGATTACACAGGAATGCTTGGGACTGTTATGAATGCTCTTGTGATGGCAGATTCATTGCAACAAGTTGGGGTTGATACACGTGTGCAAACAGCTATTGCTATGCAACAAGTGGCAGAGCCTTATGTCCGTGGCCGTGCCCTTCGTCACCTTGAAAAAGGCCGTATCGTTATCTTTGGTGCCGGAATTGGTTCACCTTACTTCTCAACCGATACAACAGCGGCCCTTCGTGCAGCTGAAATCGAAGCAGATGCCATCCTTATGGCTAAAAATGGTGTCGACGGTGTTTACAATGCCGATCCTAAGAAGGACAAGACAGCTGTTAAATTTGAAGAATTGACCCACCGTGACGTTATCAATAAAGGTCTCCGTATCATGGACTCAACAGCTTCAACCCTCTCAATGGACAACGATATTGACTTGGTTGTCTTTAACATGAACCAACCAGGCAACATCAAACGTGTCGTATTTGGTGAAAATATCGGAACAACAGTTTCAAATAATATCGAAGAAAAGGAATAA
- the frr gene encoding ribosome recycling factor: protein MANAIIEKAKERMTQSHQSLAREFGGIRAGRANASLLDRVHVEYYGVETPLNQIASITIPEARVLLVTPFDKSSLKDIERALNASDLGITPANDGSVIRLVIPALTEETRRDLAKEVKKVGENAKVAVRNIRRDAMDEAKKQEKAKEITEDELKTLEKDIQKVTDDAVKHIDDMTANKEKELLEV, encoded by the coding sequence ATGGCTAACGCAATTATTGAAAAAGCTAAAGAGAGAATGACCCAGTCTCACCAATCACTTGCTCGTGAATTTGGTGGTATCCGTGCTGGCCGTGCCAATGCAAGCTTGCTTGACCGTGTACATGTAGAATACTATGGAGTCGAAACTCCTCTTAACCAAATCGCTTCAATTACCATTCCAGAAGCGCGTGTTTTGTTGGTAACACCATTTGACAAGTCTTCATTGAAAGACATCGAACGTGCTTTGAACGCTTCTGATCTTGGTATCACACCAGCGAATGACGGTTCTGTGATTCGCTTGGTTATCCCAGCTCTTACAGAAGAAACTCGTCGTGACCTTGCTAAAGAAGTGAAGAAGGTCGGTGAGAATGCTAAGGTGGCTGTCCGCAATATCCGTCGCGATGCTATGGACGAAGCTAAGAAACAAGAAAAAGCAAAAGAAATCACTGAAGACGAATTGAAGACTCTTGAAAAAGACATTCAAAAAGTAACAGACGATGCTGTTAAACACATCGACGACATGACTGCCAACAAAGAGAAAGAACTTTTGGAAGTCTAA
- the cvfB gene encoding RNA-binding virulence regulatory protein CvfB, with translation MNTNLASFIVGLIIDENDRFYFVQKDGQTYALAKEEGQHTVGDTVKGFAYTDMKQKLRLTTLEVTATQDQFGWGTVTEVRKDLGVFVDTGLPDKEIVVSLDILPELKELWPKKGDQLYIRLEVDKKDRIWGLLAYQEDFKRLARPAYNNMQNQNWPAIVYRLKLSGTFVYLPENNMLGFIHPSERYAEPRLGQVLDARVIGFREVDRTLNLSLKPRSFEMLENDAQMILTYLESNGGFMTLNDKSSPEDIKATFGISKGQFKKALGGLMKAGKIKQDQFGTELI, from the coding sequence ATGAATACAAATCTTGCAAGTTTTATCGTTGGACTGATCATCGATGAAAACGACCGTTTTTACTTTGTGCAAAAGGATGGTCAAACCTATGCTCTTGCTAAGGAAGAAGGTCAACATACGGTAGGGGATACGGTCAAAGGTTTTGCCTACACGGATATGAAGCAAAAACTCCGCCTGACCACTCTAGAAGTGACCGCCACTCAGGACCAATTTGGTTGGGGAACTGTAACGGAAGTTCGTAAAGACTTGGGTGTCTTTGTGGATACAGGCCTTCCTGACAAGGAAATCGTTGTGTCACTCGATATTCTCCCTGAGCTCAAGGAACTCTGGCCTAAGAAGGGCGACCAACTTTACATCCGTCTCGAAGTGGACAAGAAAGACCGTATCTGGGGACTCTTGGCTTATCAAGAAGACTTCAAACGTCTGGCTCGTCCTGCCTACAACAACATGCAGAACCAAAACTGGCCAGCCATTGTTTACCGCCTCAAGCTGTCAGGGACTTTTGTTTACCTGCCAGAAAATAACATGCTTGGCTTTATCCATCCTAGCGAGCGCTACGCAGAGCCACGTTTGGGTCAAGTTTTAGATGCGCGTGTTATTGGTTTCCGTGAAGTGGACCGTACTTTGAACCTATCCCTTAAACCACGTTCCTTTGAGATGTTGGAAAATGATGCCCAGATGATTTTGACCTACTTGGAAAGCAATGGTGGTTTCATGACCTTGAATGACAAGTCATCCCCTGAGGATATCAAGGCAACCTTTGGAATTTCTAAAGGTCAGTTCAAGAAAGCACTCGGTGGCTTGATGAAGGCTGGTAAAATCAAGCAAGACCAGTTTGGGACAGAGTTGATTTAG
- a CDS encoding YozE family protein: MRKSFYTWLMTERNPKSNSPKAILADLAFEESAFPKHTDDFDEVSRFLEEHASFSFNLGDFDAIWQEYIEH; this comes from the coding sequence ATGAGAAAATCATTTTACACTTGGCTCATGACCGAGCGCAATCCTAAAAGTAACAGTCCCAAAGCTATCTTGGCAGACCTAGCTTTTGAAGAGTCAGCCTTTCCAAAACACACAGATGATTTTGATGAGGTGAGTCGCTTTTTGGAGGAGCATGCCAGTTTCTCTTTTAACCTAGGAGACTTTGACGCTATCTGGCAAGAATACATAGAGCACTAG
- a CDS encoding PhoH family protein: MKEHSIDIQLSHPDDLFHLFGSNERHLRLMEEELDVVIHARTEIVQVLGEEAACEEARQVIQALMVLVNRGMTVGTPDVVTAISMVKNDEIDKFVALYEEEIIKDNTGKPIRVKTLGQKLYVDSVKQHDVTFGIGPAGTGKTFLAVTLAVTALKRGQVKRIILTRPAVEAGESLGFLPGDLKEKVDPYLRPVYDALYQILGKDQTTRLMEREIIEIAPLAYMRGRTLDDAFVILDEAQNTTIMQMKMFLTRLGFNSKMIVNGDISQIDLPRNVKSGLIDAQEKLKNIHQIDFVHFSAKDVVRHPVVAQIIRAYEPAPVKNEEREEVQEETE, translated from the coding sequence TTGAAGGAACATTCAATAGACATTCAACTGAGTCATCCAGATGACCTGTTTCATCTTTTTGGTTCCAATGAACGCCATCTTCGTTTGATGGAAGAAGAGCTTGATGTGGTGATTCATGCTCGTACGGAGATTGTCCAGGTTTTGGGAGAAGAGGCTGCTTGTGAGGAAGCCCGTCAGGTTATTCAAGCTCTCATGGTCTTGGTGAACCGTGGGATGACCGTTGGTACGCCAGATGTGGTGACTGCAATTAGCATGGTCAAAAACGATGAAATCGACAAGTTTGTCGCCCTTTACGAAGAAGAAATCATCAAGGATAATACAGGGAAACCTATCCGTGTCAAAACACTGGGTCAAAAACTTTATGTGGACAGTGTTAAACAGCATGATGTGACCTTTGGAATTGGGCCAGCAGGAACAGGGAAGACCTTTCTTGCAGTGACCTTGGCAGTGACTGCTCTTAAACGTGGGCAGGTCAAGCGGATTATCTTGACTCGTCCAGCAGTGGAAGCAGGAGAGAGTCTAGGTTTTCTTCCGGGTGATCTTAAGGAGAAGGTAGATCCTTACCTTCGACCTGTTTATGATGCCTTGTATCAGATTCTGGGAAAAGACCAAACGACTCGTCTCATGGAGCGTGAAATTATCGAGATTGCGCCCCTTGCCTACATGCGTGGACGGACCTTGGATGATGCCTTTGTCATTCTCGATGAGGCACAAAATACGACCATCATGCAGATGAAGATGTTCTTGACGCGTTTAGGCTTTAATTCTAAGATGATTGTCAATGGAGATATCAGTCAGATTGACCTTCCGCGTAACGTCAAGTCCGGTTTGATTGATGCCCAAGAAAAGCTCAAGAACATTCACCAGATTGACTTTGTTCATTTTTCAGCCAAGGATGTGGTTCGCCATCCAGTTGTCGCTCAGATTATCCGAGCTTATGAACCAGCTCCAGTTAAAAATGAAGAGCGTGAAGAAGTCCAAGAAGAAACAGAATAA
- the ald gene encoding alanine dehydrogenase: protein MLIGIPKEIKNNENRVALTPAGVLSLVGRGHRVLIETNAGLGSGFTDADYQKQGAEIVASAGEAWAAKLVVKVKEPLPSEYEYLRDDLLLFTYLHMAAAPELADAMLAAKTTGIAYETVHDSQGQLPLLVPMSEVAGRMAVQIGAHFLTKQAGGSGVLLGGVPGVPKGKVTIIGGGVVGTHAARIALGLGAQVTILDISAKRLSVLEEVFGHQIQTLMSNSLNIEASVRDADVVIGAVLIPGAKVPKLVTDEMVKQMRPGSVIVDVAVDQGGIIETADRVTTHDEPVYEKYGVLHYAVANIPGAVARTSTIALTNVTLPYIEALAGKGFIQAISEDKGLRQGVTTYQGYLTSLPVAQGLDKKHTPIDELV, encoded by the coding sequence ATGTTAATCGGAATTCCAAAAGAAATTAAGAATAATGAAAACCGTGTTGCCCTCACACCTGCTGGTGTCCTCAGCTTAGTCGGTCGTGGTCATCGCGTCCTTATCGAAACAAATGCTGGTCTCGGTTCAGGCTTTACTGATGCTGACTATCAAAAGCAAGGAGCTGAAATTGTCGCTAGTGCTGGTGAAGCTTGGGCTGCAAAGTTAGTCGTGAAAGTAAAAGAACCATTACCTTCTGAATATGAGTACTTGCGTGACGACCTGCTTCTCTTCACCTACTTGCACATGGCCGCTGCTCCTGAATTAGCAGATGCTATGCTAGCAGCAAAAACAACAGGGATTGCCTATGAAACTGTCCATGATTCCCAAGGCCAGTTACCACTCCTCGTTCCTATGAGTGAGGTTGCAGGCCGTATGGCAGTCCAAATCGGAGCTCACTTCCTAACCAAACAAGCAGGAGGTTCTGGCGTCCTACTGGGTGGTGTACCGGGTGTACCTAAAGGAAAAGTAACCATCATCGGTGGTGGTGTCGTAGGGACCCATGCTGCCCGCATCGCTTTAGGATTGGGAGCGCAAGTGACCATCCTTGATATCAGTGCTAAACGTCTCTCCGTTTTAGAGGAGGTCTTTGGTCATCAAATTCAAACCCTTATGTCCAATTCGCTCAACATCGAAGCCAGTGTGAGAGATGCGGATGTGGTGATCGGAGCGGTTCTCATCCCAGGTGCCAAAGTACCAAAATTGGTGACAGATGAGATGGTCAAGCAAATGCGTCCAGGCTCTGTCATTGTGGACGTCGCCGTTGACCAAGGGGGCATTATCGAGACAGCTGACCGTGTCACAACGCACGATGAACCTGTCTATGAAAAATACGGCGTTCTCCACTATGCCGTTGCCAACATCCCTGGTGCAGTTGCCCGTACTTCAACCATCGCCCTAACCAATGTCACTCTTCCTTATATCGAAGCTTTGGCTGGTAAAGGTTTTATACAAGCAATCTCTGAAGATAAGGGCTTGCGTCAAGGTGTGACCACTTATCAAGGTTACTTAACCAGTCTTCCAGTAGCCCAAGGTCTCGATAAAAAACATACTCCAATTGATGAACTAGTCTAA
- a CDS encoding GNAT family N-acetyltransferase, with product MESIFLKLAQYPIVETERLLLRPVTLDDAEEMFDYASDKDNTRYTFLTNQNLEETKNNIAQFYLANPLGRWGIELKSNGKFIGTIDLHKIDPALKKAAIGYIINKKYWNQGLTTEANRAVIELAFEKIGMNKLTALHDKDNPASGKVMEKSGMRFSHEEPYACMDQHEEGRIVTRVHYVLTKEDYFTYK from the coding sequence ATGGAATCAATCTTTTTAAAACTAGCTCAGTATCCAATAGTCGAGACTGAGCGTTTATTGCTTAGACCTGTAACCTTGGATGATGCAGAAGAAATGTTTGACTATGCCTCGGATAAGGATAATACACGTTACACTTTTCTAACCAATCAAAATTTAGAAGAAACCAAAAATAATATTGCTCAGTTCTACTTGGCTAATCCCTTGGGACGTTGGGGAATAGAACTAAAAAGCAATGGCAAATTTATCGGAACAATTGATTTGCACAAGATTGATCCTGCTCTTAAGAAGGCGGCTATTGGCTACATTATCAATAAAAAGTATTGGAATCAAGGATTAACGACAGAAGCCAATCGTGCCGTGATTGAGCTGGCTTTTGAGAAGATTGGAATGAACAAGTTGACCGCCCTTCACGATAAGGATAATCCCGCATCTGGCAAGGTCATGGAGAAATCAGGCATGCGCTTTTCCCATGAAGAACCATATGCTTGTATGGACCAGCATGAAGAAGGCCGAATCGTTACAAGAGTTCATTATGTCTTGACCAAGGAAGACTATTTTACATATAAATAA
- a CDS encoding helix-hairpin-helix domain-containing protein, protein MEAIIEKIKEYKIIVICTGLGLLVGGFFLLKPAPQTPVKETNLQAEVVAVSKDSVSEKEVKKEEKEEPLEQDLITVDVKGAVKSPGIYDLPVGSRVNDAVQKAGGLTEQADSKSLNLAQKVSDEALVYVPTKGEEAASQQAGPGTASSTSKEKKVNLNKASLEELKQVKGLGGKRAQDIIDHREANGKFKSVDELKKVSGIGAKTIEKLKDYVTVD, encoded by the coding sequence ATGGAAGCAATTATCGAGAAAATCAAAGAGTATAAAATCATTGTTATCTGTACTGGTCTGGGATTACTTGTCGGAGGATTTTTCCTGCTAAAGCCAGCTCCACAAACACCTGTCAAGGAAACGAATTTGCAGGCAGAAGTTGTAGCAGTTTCCAAGGATTCGGTATCCGAAAAGGAAGTAAAGAAGGAAGAAAAGGAAGAACCCCTTGAACAAGATCTAATCACAGTAGATGTCAAAGGTGCTGTTAAATCGCCAGGGATTTATGATTTGCCTGTAGGTAGTCGAGTCAATGATGCTGTTCAGAAGGCTGGTGGCTTGACAGAACAAGCAGATAGCAAGTCGCTCAATCTAGCTCAGAAAGTTAGTGACGAGGCTCTGGTTTACGTCCCAACTAAGGGAGAAGAAGCAGCTAGTCAGCAGGCAGGTCCTGGGACGGCTTCCTCAACGAGCAAGGAAAAGAAGGTCAATCTCAATAAGGCCAGTCTGGAAGAACTCAAGCAGGTCAAAGGACTGGGTGGCAAACGAGCTCAGGATATTATCGACCATCGTGAGGCAAATGGGAAATTCAAGTCGGTTGATGAACTCAAGAAAGTCTCTGGCATTGGTGCCAAGACCATAGAAAAGTTAAAAGATTATGTTACAGTGGATTAA
- a CDS encoding DNA internalization-related competence protein ComEC/Rec2, with amino-acid sequence MLQWIKNFSIPLIYLSFLLLWLYYAIFSSSYLALLGFVFLLVCLFIQFPWKSAGKVLIICGIFGFWFLFQNWQQSQASQNLADSVERVRILPDTVKVNGDSLSFRGKSDGRIFQVYYKLQSEEEKEAFQALTDLHEIGLEGKLSEPDGQRNFGGFDYQAYLKTQGIYQTLTIKRIQSLQKVSSWDIGENLSSLRRKTVVWIKTHFPDPMRNYMTGLLLGHLDTDFEEMNGLYSSLGIIHLFALSGMQVGFFMDGFKKLLLRLGLTQEKLKWLTYPFSLIYAGLTGFSASVIRSLLQKLLAQHGVKGLDNFALTVLVLFIVMPNFFLTAGGVLSCAYAFILTMTSKEGEGLKAVARESLVISLGILPILSFYFAEFQPWSILLTFVFSFLFDLVFLPLLSILFALSFLHPVIQLNFIFEWLEGMIRFVSQVASRPLVFGQPNAWILILLLISLALVYDLRKNIKRLAVLSLLITGLFFLTKHPLENEITMLDVGQGESIFLRDVTGKIILIDVGGKAESSKKIEKWQEKTTTSNAQRTLIPYLKSRGVSKIDQLILTNTDKEYVGDLLEVTKAFHVGEILVSKGSLKQKQFVAELQATQTKVRSITAGENLSIFGSQLEVLSPRKIGDGGYEDSLVLYGKLLDKYFLFTGNLEEKGEKELLKHYPDLKVDVLKAGQHGSKKSSSSDFLEKLKPEFTLISVGKNNRAKLPHQETLTRLETINSKVYRTDQHGAIRFKGWNSWKVETVG; translated from the coding sequence ATGTTACAGTGGATTAAGAATTTCTCTATTCCCCTAATTTACCTTAGTTTTCTGTTGCTTTGGCTTTACTACGCCATTTTCTCATCATCTTATCTCGCACTACTAGGTTTTGTTTTTCTGCTAGTCTGTCTCTTTATCCAATTTCCGTGGAAATCTGCTGGTAAAGTTCTAATAATTTGTGGAATCTTTGGTTTCTGGTTTCTGTTTCAAAATTGGCAACAGAGTCAAGCGAGTCAAAATTTGGCGGATTCTGTTGAAAGGGTACGGATTTTACCAGACACTGTTAAGGTCAATGGTGATAGTCTATCCTTTCGTGGTAAGTCTGATGGACGCATTTTTCAAGTCTATTATAAACTCCAGTCCGAGGAGGAGAAAGAAGCCTTTCAAGCTTTAACCGACCTTCATGAGATAGGACTAGAAGGAAAACTTTCAGAACCAGACGGGCAGAGAAATTTTGGTGGTTTTGACTACCAAGCCTATCTGAAAACTCAAGGGATTTACCAAACATTAACTATCAAAAGAATCCAGTCACTTCAAAAGGTTAGCAGTTGGGATATAGGAGAAAATCTGTCCAGTTTACGTCGAAAGACTGTGGTTTGGATTAAGACGCATTTTCCAGACCCTATGCGCAATTACATGACAGGGCTCTTGTTAGGACATCTGGACACCGACTTTGAGGAGATGAACGGGCTTTATTCTAGTTTAGGAATTATCCACCTCTTTGCCTTGTCGGGTATGCAGGTAGGTTTTTTCATGGACGGATTTAAGAAACTCCTCTTGCGATTGGGCTTGACTCAAGAAAAGTTGAAATGGCTGACTTATCCCTTTTCCCTTATCTATGCAGGGCTGACAGGATTTTCAGCATCAGTTATTCGCAGTCTTTTGCAAAAGTTACTGGCACAACATGGTGTTAAGGGCTTGGATAATTTTGCCTTGACGGTCCTTGTCCTCTTTATCGTCATGCCCAACTTTTTCTTGACAGCAGGAGGAGTCTTGTCCTGCGCTTATGCTTTTATCTTGACCATGACCAGCAAAGAAGGAGAAGGCCTCAAGGCTGTTGCTAGAGAAAGTCTAGTCATTTCCTTGGGAATATTACCCATCCTATCCTTCTATTTTGCAGAATTTCAGCCTTGGTCTATCCTTTTGACCTTTGTCTTTTCCTTTCTTTTTGACTTGGTCTTCTTACCGCTCTTGTCTATCTTATTTGCCCTTTCCTTTCTTCATCCAGTCATTCAGCTGAATTTTATTTTTGAATGGTTGGAGGGAATGATTCGCTTTGTATCACAGGTGGCAAGTAGACCTCTGGTCTTTGGACAACCCAATGCATGGATTTTAATCTTATTGTTAATTTCCTTGGCTTTGGTCTATGATTTGAGGAAAAACATTAAAAGGCTAGCAGTGTTGAGCTTATTGATTACAGGTCTCTTTTTCTTGACCAAGCATCCACTGGAAAATGAAATCACCATGCTGGATGTTGGGCAAGGGGAAAGTATTTTCCTACGGGATGTAACTGGTAAAATCATTCTCATAGATGTGGGTGGCAAGGCAGAGTCTAGTAAGAAAATAGAAAAATGGCAAGAAAAGACGACGACCAGTAATGCCCAGCGAACCTTGATACCCTATCTCAAAAGTCGCGGAGTATCCAAGATTGACCAGCTAATTTTGACCAATACGGACAAGGAATATGTTGGAGATTTGTTGGAGGTGACCAAGGCTTTTCATGTAGGCGAAATTTTAGTGTCAAAAGGCAGTTTGAAACAGAAGCAATTTGTGGCAGAACTACAAGCGACCCAAACAAAAGTTAGAAGTATAACAGCAGGAGAGAACTTGTCAATTTTTGGAAGTCAGTTAGAAGTCCTATCTCCAAGGAAAATTGGAGATGGAGGTTATGAAGATTCCCTGGTTCTGTATGGAAAACTTTTGGATAAGTACTTTCTCTTCACAGGAAATTTGGAGGAAAAAGGAGAGAAGGAATTGCTGAAGCACTATCCAGACTTGAAAGTGGATGTTTTAAAAGCTGGCCAACATGGCTCTAAAAAATCATCAAGTTCAGACTTTCTAGAAAAACTCAAACCAGAGTTTACTCTTATCTCAGTTGGAAAGAACAATCGAGCGAAACTCCCCCATCAGGAAACTTTGACACGACTGGAAACTATCAATAGTAAAGTTTACCGAACTGACCAGCATGGAGCTATACGCTTTAAAGGGTGGAATAGTTGGAAAGTCGAAACGGTTGGTTAA
- the infC gene encoding translation initiation factor IF-3: protein MKTIAKQDLFINDEIRVREVRLIGLEGEQLGIKPLSEAQALADNANVDLVLIQPQAKPPVAKIMDYGKFKFEYQKKQKEQRKKQSVVTVKEVRLSPTIDKGDFDTKLRNARKFLEKGNKVKVSIRFKGRMITHKEIGAKVLAEFAEATQDIAIIEQRAKMDGRQMFMQLAPATDKK, encoded by the coding sequence GTGAAAACCATAGCAAAGCAAGACTTATTCATCAATGATGAGATTCGTGTACGTGAAGTTCGCTTGATTGGTCTTGAAGGAGAACAGCTAGGCATCAAGCCACTCAGTGAAGCGCAAGCTTTGGCTGATAACGCTAATGTTGACCTAGTATTGATTCAACCCCAAGCCAAACCGCCTGTTGCAAAAATTATGGACTACGGTAAGTTCAAGTTTGAGTACCAGAAGAAGCAAAAAGAACAACGTAAAAAACAAAGTGTTGTTACTGTGAAAGAAGTTCGTCTAAGTCCAACTATTGACAAGGGTGACTTTGATACAAAACTTCGCAATGCACGCAAATTCCTTGAAAAAGGAAATAAAGTTAAGGTATCTATTCGCTTTAAGGGTCGTATGATTACCCATAAAGAGATTGGTGCAAAAGTTTTAGCCGAGTTTGCTGAAGCAACTCAAGATATTGCCATCATCGAACAACGTGCTAAAATGGATGGACGTCAAATGTTCATGCAATTGGCGCCAGCGACTGACAAAAAATAA
- the rpmI gene encoding 50S ribosomal protein L35 yields MPKQKTHRASAKRFKRTGSGGLKRFRAYTSHRFHGKTKKQRRHLRKASMVHSGDYKRIKAMLTRLK; encoded by the coding sequence ATGCCAAAACAAAAAACACACCGCGCATCAGCTAAACGTTTCAAACGTACAGGTTCTGGTGGACTTAAACGTTTCCGTGCTTACACTTCTCACCGTTTCCACGGAAAAACTAAGAAACAACGTCGTCATCTTCGTAAAGCATCTATGGTGCATTCAGGAGATTACAAACGTATCAAAGCAATGCTTACTCGCTTGAAATAA
- the rplT gene encoding 50S ribosomal protein L20: MARVKGGVVSRKRRKRILKLAKGYYGAKHILFRTAKEQVMNSYYYAYRDRRQKKRDFRKLWITRINAAARMNGLSYSQLMHGLKLAEIEVNRKMLADLAVNDAAAFTALADAAKAKLGK; this comes from the coding sequence ATGGCACGTGTTAAAGGTGGCGTTGTATCACGCAAACGTCGTAAACGTATTCTTAAATTAGCAAAAGGTTACTATGGAGCTAAACACATCTTGTTCCGTACTGCAAAAGAACAAGTAATGAACTCTTACTACTATGCATACCGTGACCGTCGTCAGAAAAAACGTGACTTCCGCAAATTGTGGATCACTCGTATCAATGCGGCAGCTCGTATGAACGGACTTTCATACTCACAATTGATGCATGGTTTGAAATTGGCTGAGATCGAAGTTAACCGTAAAATGCTTGCTGACTTGGCTGTTAACGATGCAGCAGCTTTCACAGCTCTTGCAGATGCAGCTAAAGCAAAACTTGGTAAATAA